A portion of the Candida dubliniensis CD36 chromosome R, complete sequence genome contains these proteins:
- a CDS encoding thiosulfate sulfurtransferase, mitochondrial precursor, putative (Similar to S. cerevisiae FMP31), protein MFALKKSTTSIIKTVVAPTSSRYLSSITFRSIPRSFHNATKSSLFNGLKATPRFYSVLTESPEAKVYKYDDVKDVAVHPEKHPDSILVDVREPTEFGDGHIPGALNIPFKSSPGALDLPEEEFQEHFGFSKPSTDKELIFYCLGGVRSTAAEELANTFGYKKRGNYLGSWEDWVQHENKKN, encoded by the coding sequence ATGTTTGCATTAAAGAAATCCACTACttcaattatcaaaacaGTGGTCGCCCCAACATCATCTCGTTATTTATCTTCCATCACATTTAGATCAATCCCAAGATCATTCCATAATGCCACTAAATCTTCTTTGTTTAATGGATTGAAAGCCACACCAAGATTCTATAGTGTGTTAACTGAATCCCCAGAGGCAAAAGTGTACAAATACGATGATGTTAAAGACGTAGCAGTACACCCTGAAAAACATCCAGATTCTATTTTAGTAGATGTTAGAGAACCAACTGAGTTTGGAGATGGTCATATACCAGGAGCTTTGAATATCCCATTCAAAAGTAGTCCTGGTGCATTGGATTtaccagaagaagaatttcaAGAACATTTTGGTTTCTCTAAACCAAGTACtgataaagaattgattttctATTGTCTTGGAGGTGTTAGATCTACTGCAGCTGAAGAATTAGCCAATACTTTTGGttataaaaaaagaggaaATTACCTTGGAAGTTGGGAAGATTGGGTACAacatgaaaataaaaagaactaa
- a CDS encoding DNA polymerase epsilon, catalytic subunit, putative (Similar to S. cerevisiae POL2) — translation MSSRPNTFKGSTSARFVKNQMTTNYRNSNDYRQQNGRNQQQQQPVDPYVANNPMLNDSIQKKELVERIDHIDSIMGFDRLEHGENDGNKPRKGWLINMHATTIPTDDYLTGYSGVDYYFLDEEGGSFKATLQFDPYFFVDVLPGDHESEVEEWMRKYLESANVKGFGRVIKEDLKLPNHLLGLKKTLIKLSFHNIQDLLAARRLLSPIIKDNQLKRESRNMYTFKEIETIMDPSVYIDDIREYDVPYHVRVSIDKNVRVGKWYDVYAKHSKVEFVEDKEKIAFADPVVLAFDIETTKAPLKFPDAKIDQIMMISYMIDGEGFLITNREIISEDIDDFEYTPKPEYPGMFTIFNEPDEKHALKRFFEHIRDVKPTVIATFNGDFFDWPFVENRTRFHDMDMFEEIGFAKDNEGEYKSKYCVHMDCFRWVKRDSYLPQGSQGLKAVTTAKLGYNPTELDPELMTPYAYDKPQLLSEYSVSDAVATYYLYYKYVHPFIFSLCTIIPLNPDEVLRKGTGTLCEMLLSVQAYEGNILLPNKHSDPIERFYDGHLLESETYVGGHVESLEAGVFRSDIPTHFKIDPSAIDELLGNLHNSIKFCIEVENGKKMEDVDNFDEIYSRIESSLLELKNNPSREEKPLIYHVDVASMYPNIMTSNRLQPDSMKSEEDCAACDFNRPGKNCDRRLPWAWRGEYYPAEMNEYNMIKRTLQNETFPGARPWLPPRTFDELSYAEQAAKIKKRISDYSRKVYHRVKSSKVVTREAIICQRENPFYVDTVRSFRDRRYEFKGLAKVWKGKVGKIAANDTIAKDEAKKMVVLYDSLQLAHKVILNSFYGYVMRKGSRWYSMEMAGVTCLTGATIIQMARALVERIGRPLELDTDGIWCILPKSFPENFNLKCKDGKKIFLEYPCSMLNYLVHEKFTNHQYQDLVDPDTFKYKTRSDNSIFFEVDGPYKAMILPTSKEEGKGLKKRYAVFNEDGSLAELKGFELKRRGELQLIKNFQSDIFKLFLEGDTLDTCYQAVATVANNWLDVLDTKGGMLEDEDLIELICENRSMSKSLAEYGDQKSTSITTAKRLGEFLGEEMVKDAGLATKYIISAKPIGSPVTERAIPVSIFSSDKKEIFLKKWLKDPSLNKFSPRDVIDWNYYYERLASVVQKIITIPAALQNVKNPVPRVPHPDWLQRKVKSSEDTMQQKSISNFFKQTTKENIKLKDIEDFGEVDASVPKGKVVKVTSRKRKSGKANIVDDAEEDEKNQAILNGPCPSMTEDYQGFLQYQKAKWKVQQAGRERRRRLFGTNSESSQRSTVGGMFRKRAENIAGSNWEILEYKLDSTKPGDLKVYVRASDKVHTFTFHVPKKVYASFKTKLSQRKSIPGCEIEESNAILPNGHDGTNLYKLTMAQSVFQEQMSDVDSLLQDSNIRGLYESNIDPVSRAIIELGNTIKFDDTRVGALGKGLKTGFNTRELIKVSSESYLRKFDMDIVYLLHIVTNSYEFFALFTTWENDCQMFVLKPSANAQELPSNMHKIYRDIYESKMEKLEKVSNVVNYPAEMSFDVKYYHDSAKLFKKLNQVIGKIHESRSNKAFLAIQSPYSSRILNVLNTTEDFPTIKMNISELSLPAVGWQSLISKRVINHYFVLGSWIKNLTAFAKYANIPLCNLQIENIGFLVDIEYARRLSENNIVLWWSPNPLPDLGGFEMDRMIDFDSLAFPTINNPEIYETACLEVEIGTLTINTILTSALINEAEGTDLADENMHFDKNNGASTFAEDSFSSPALSILRSMVKDWWDDALRNNVNADSIMNTLVTWVQRNDSMLYDPSLHYHVHNLTSKALLQLISEFKRMGAQVIFANRNKLLIQTSKISVENSYAYGQYILKAARSKPLFNFLDLRIVKYWDILIWMDEFNYGGRSCTEIVNEEMQNLVPENHWHLQKFLPIIFQNEFEDWLVIFLDALSKYKNENLLGKGVQANTPRVTQIVHILKGQKKLQAQEVEEEEVDHGVIETFKKPILRRIEKLYRRQLEAILNPEFKQEYEFPTLAGSYLHMKNPALELVKFLCHVFALSEKRSKEVRILKKELLLIFDVRDFSKDATFRDPCTSLKLPHVICDYCNHIRDIDLCREEEINIWNCLNCHKAYNKIALEEEIINQFNKLFVKFYGQDLKCNKCNQIRQNNMDLHCKCSGNWVETIGYHIVEKQFQTFVNVAKFYNLQLLNGLVEEIV, via the coding sequence ATGTCACTGCGACCAAATACTTTTAAAGGGTCAACGTCAGCCCGTTTTGTTAAAAATCAGATGACAACCAACTATAGAAATTCTAATGATTACCGCCAGCAAAATGGGAGAAaccagcagcaacaacaaccagtTGATCCTTATGTGGCTAATAATCCTATGCTTAATGATTCAatacaaaagaaagaattggTTGAACGAATAGACCACATTGACTCGATTATGGGCTTTGATCGTTTAGAACACGGAGAGAATGACGGGAATAAACCTCGAAAAGGTTGGTTAATCAACATGCACGCCACAACCATCCCCACTGATGATTATTTAACAGGATATTCCGGGgtagattattatttcttagATGAAGAAGGTGGAAGTTTTAAAGCCACACTACAATTTGAtccatatttttttgttgacGTGTTACCAGGAGATCATGAACTGGAAGTTGAAGAGTGGATGAGAAAGTATTTAGAATCTGCAAACGTTAAAGGTTTTGGTCGAGTCATAaaagaagatttgaaattaccTAACCATTTGTTGGGTTTGAAGAAAACCTTGATTAAACTAAGTTTCCATAACATTCAAGATTTACTAGCAGCAAGAAGGTTATTATCACCCATTATCAAAGATAATCAACTAAAACGAGAATCACGGAATATGTATACGtttaaagaaatagaaacaaTAATGGACCCCTCGGTATACATAGATGATATAAGGGAATATGACGTTCCATACCATGTGAGAGTCTCGATAGACAAAAATGTTAGAGTTGGGAAATGGTACGATGTTTATGCAAAGCATTCCAAAGTTGAGTTCGTTgaagataaagaaaaaattgcaTTTGCCGATCCGGTTGTGTTGGCATTCGATATTGAAACAACCAAGGCACCTTTGAAGTTCCCCGATGccaaaattgatcaaattatGATGATATCGTATATGATAGACGGTGAAGGGTTTTTGATTACAAACAGAGAGATCATTTCAGAAGacattgatgattttgaatataCTCCAAAACCTGAGTACCCAGGTATGTTTACAATTTTTAATGAACCCGATGAAAAGCATGCGTTGAAGAGATTTTTTGAACATATACGTGATGTGAAACCAACTGTCATTGCAACGTTCAATggtgatttttttgattggCCATTTGTGGAGAATAGAACAAGATTTCATGATATGGACAtgtttgaagaaattgggTTTGCCAAAGATAATGAAGGTGAGTATAAGTCAAAATATTGTGTTCATATGGATTGTTTCCGATGGGTCAAAAGAGATTCGTACTTGCCACAAGGGTCTCAAGGTTTGAAAGCAGTCACTACTGCTAAATTGGGATATAACCCAACAGAATTGGATCCAGAATTGATGACCCCCTACGCTTATGATAAACCACAATTGCTTTCTGAATATTCTGTTTCTGATGCCGTTGCCACATACTACTTGTATTATAAGTATGTTCATCCATTCATTTTTTCCTTGTGTACCATTATTCCATTAAATCCAGACGAGGTTTTGAGAAAAGGTACTGGTACGTTATGTGAAATGTTGCTTTCCGTGCAAGCATACGAGGGAAACATTTTATTGCCTAACAAACATTCTGATCCAATTGAAAGGTTTTACGATGGTCATTTACTAGAATCTGAAACCTATGTGGGAGGACACGTTGAGTCTTTGGAGGCTGGTGTGTTCCGAAGTGATATACCTACGCATTTCAAGATTGATCCTAGTGCTATCGATGAACTATTGGGAAACTTGCATAACTCCATCAAGTTTTGTATTGAAGTTGAGAATGGCAAGAAAATGGAAgatgttgataattttgacGAAATCTATTCACGGATTGAATCAAGTTTGTTGgagttgaaaaataatcCGTCGAGAGAGGAGAAACCATTAATTTATCACGTCGATGTGGCATCAATGTATCCAAATATTATGACATCCAACCGTTTGCAACCAGATTCAATGAAATCAGAAGAAGATTGTGCTGCCTGTGATTTCAACCGTCCTGGGAAAAACTGTGATCGAAGACTACCTTGGGCATGGAGAGGTGAATACTATCCTGCtgaaatgaatgaatacAATATGATTAAACGAACTTTGCAAAATGAAACCTTCCCCGGAGCTAGACCATGGTTGCCTCCTAGAACTTTTGATGAATTGTCTTATGCTGAGCAAGCAGCAAAGATCAAAAAGAGAATATCAGATTATTCTCGGAAAGTTTATCATAGAGTCAAATCCAGTAAAGTTGTTACCAGAGAGGCAATCATTTGTCAACGAGAAAACCCGTTTTATGTCGACACTGTCAGAAGTTTCCGTGACAGAAGATACGAGTTTAAAGGGTTAGCTAAAGTGTGGAAGGGGAAAGTTGGTAAAATTGCAGCAAATGACACAATTGCCAAAGATGAAGCCAAAAAAATGGTAGTGCTTTATGATTCCTTGCAGTTGGCACATAAAGTTATTTTGAATTCCTTCTATGGGTATGTTATGAGAAAAGGTTCACGTTGGTACTCTATGGAAATGGCCGGTGTTACTTGTCTTACCGGTGCAACAATTATCCAAATGGCGAGAGCGTTGGTTGAACGAATTGGTAGACCATTAGAATTAGATACCGATGGTATTTGGTGTATTCTTCCTAAATCATTCCCAGAGAATTTCAATCTAAAATGTAAAGATGGAAAAAAGATCTTTTTGGAGTACCCGTGCTCTatgttgaattatttggttcatgaaaaatttacaaatcatcaatatcaagaTTTGGTTGACCCTGACACCTTCAAATACAAAACACGTTCGGATAAttccattttctttgaagTTGATGGTCCTTATAAAGCAATGATTTTACCAACatcaaaagaagaagggAAAGGGTTGAAAAAGAGATATGCAGTTTTCAATGAAGATGGTTCGTTAGCAGAATTAAAAggatttgaattgaaaagaagaGGAGAATTgcaattgatcaaaaatttCCAATCTGATATATTCAAGTTATTTTTGGAAGGAGATACTTTAGACACATGTTATCAAGCTGTTGCAACGGTGGCAAACAATTGGTTGGATGTATTGGACACAAAGGGAGGCATGcttgaagatgaagatttaattgaGTTGATTTGTGAAAACAGAAGTATGTCTAAAAGTTTGGCGGAGTATGGAGATCAAAAATCTACTTCTATTACCACTGCGAAAAGATTAGGTGAGTTTTTAGGGGAGGAAATGGTTAAAGATGCCGGTTTAGCTAccaaatatattattagtgCCAAGCCAATAGGGTCTCCAGTCACTGAAAGGGCAATTCCGGTAtctattttttcttccgataaaaaagaaatatttttgaaGAAATGGTTAAAAGATCCATctttaaacaaatttagTCCAAGGGATGTTATTGACtggaattattattatgagaGATTAGCATCAGTGGTACAAAAGATTATTACTATTCCAGCAGCTCTTCAAAATGTCAAAAATCCCGTCCCCAGAGTGCCTCATCCAGATTGGCTTCAAAGAAAAGTGAAAAGCAGTGAAGATACTATGcaacaaaaatcaatttcgAATTTCTTTAAGCAGACCACTAAAGAAAACATCAAACTTAAAGATATAGAAGATTTTGGTGAAGTTGATGCTTCTGTGCCAAAGGGTAAAGTAGTTAAGGTTACTtcaagaaagagaaagtcTGGAAAGGCTAATATAGTTGATGAtgctgaagaagatgaaaagAATCAAGCAATTTTGAATGGGCCATGTCCATCTATGACGGAGGATTATCAAGGATTTTTACAATACCAAAAGGCAAAATGGAAAGTCCAACAAGCTGGTCGAGAAAGACGAAGAAGATTATTTGGAACAAATTCAGAGAGTTCACAAAGGTCTACTGTGGGAGGAATGTTCAGGAAACGAGCTGAGAATATAGCTGGGTCAAATTGGGAAATCTTAGAGTACAAGCTAGACTCAACTAAGCCAGGGGATTTGAAGGTATATGTAAGAGCTAGTGATAAAGTTCACACATTTACTTTCCATGTTCCTAAAAAAGTTTATGCTTCTTTCAAGACCAAGTTGTCTCAAAGGAAAAGTATTCCTGGGTGTGAAATCGAGGAATCAAATGCAATTTTACCAAATGGTCATGATGGTACAAATCTATACAAACTTACGATGGCACAATCTGTTTTCCAAGAACAAATGAGTGATGTGGATAGTTTATTACAGGACTCGAATATCAGGGGGCTTTATGAAAGTAACATTGATCCTGTGTCTCGAGCTATAATAGAGTTGGGTAACActattaaatttgatgatacAAGAGTAGGTGCTTTAGGGAAGGGGTTGAAAACTGGGTTCAATACCAGAGAATTGATCAAAGTAAGTTCTGAGAGTTACTTGAGAAAGTTTGATATGGATATAGTTTATTTGTTGCATATTGTTACCAACAGTTATGAGTTTTTCGCTCTTTTTACTACTTGGGAGAATGACTGTCAAATGTTTGTTTTGAAGCCATCTGCTAATGCACAGGAATTGCCAAGTAATATGCATAAGATTTATCGTGACATATATGAATCCAAAATGGAGAAATTGGAGAAAGTCCTGAATGTTGTGAATTACCCTGCTGAAATGTCATTTGATGTGAAATATTACCATGACAGTGCCAAGTTGTTCAAGAAACTTAACCAAGTTATTGGGAAAATCCATGAAAGCAGAAGCAACAAAGCATTTTTAGCAATACAATCGCCGTATTCCAGTAGAATTTTAAACGTTTTGAATACAACTGAAGATTTCCCAACTATTAAGATGAATATCAGTGAATTGTCCTTGCCAGCAGTTGGATGGCAATCGTTGATTTCAAAGCGTGTGatcaatcattattttgttttaggGTCCTGGATAAAGAACTTGACTGCATTCGCTAAATATGCCAATATTCCGCTTTGTAACTTGCagattgaaaatattggcTTTTTAGTTGATATTGAGTATGCAAGAAGACTAAGTGAGAACAATATTGTGTTGTGGTGGTCTCCAAATCCTTTGCCAGACCTTGGTGGGTTTGAGATGGATAGAATGATAGACTTTGACAGCTTGGCTTTCCCCACCATTAACAATCCAGAGATTTACGAAACTGCATGTTTGGAAGTTGAAATTGGAACTTTGACTATAAATACAATACTTACCAGTGCGCTTATTAACGAAGCAGAGGGAACTGATTTGGCAGATGAAAATATGcattttgataaaaataacGGTGCTTCCACTTTTGCTGAAGATTCCTTTTCGAGTCCTGCATTGTCAATACTCAGATCAATGGTGAAAGATTGGTGGGATGATGCATTACGTAACAATGTCAATGCCGATTCAATAATGAACACTTTAGTCACTTGGGTTCAGCGTAACGATTCAATGTTATATGATCCTTCCTTACATTATCATGTACATAACTTAACTTCCAAGGCACTTTTGCAATTAATTAGTGAGTTCAAGCGAATGGGGGCACAAGTGATTTTTGCCAACAGGaacaaattgttgattcaGACTTCCAAGATTTCCGTGGAGAACTCATACGCATATGGtcaatatattttgaaagCAGCCAGATCTAAACCTTTGTTTAACTTTTTAGATTTGAGAATAGTCAAGTATTGGGATATTTTGATATGGATGGATGAATTTAATTATGGAGGTAGAAGCTGTACGGAAATTGTCAATGAAGAAATGCAAAACTTGGTTCCAGAAAATCATTGGCACTTGCAAAAGTTCTTGccaataatatttcaaaatgaatttgaagattGGCTTGTGATATTCTTGGATGCATTgtcaaaatataaaaatgaGAATTTACTTGGAAAGGGAGTTCAAGCAAATACACCTAGAGTCACCCAAATTGTTCACATTTTAAAAGGTCAGAAAAAATTACAAGCGCaagaagtagaagaagaggaagtTGATCATGGAGTTATCGAAACTTTtaaaaaaccaatattacgaagaattgaaaaattgtatCGCCGACAACTTGAAGCCATTCTTAATCCCGAATTTAAACAGGAATATGAATTTCCAACCTTGGCCGGGTCTTATTTGCATATGAAGAATCCTGCTTTAGAATTAGTGAAATTTTTATGTCATGTGTTTGCATTATCAGAAAAAAGATCTAAAGAAGTTAGAatcttgaaaaaagaattattgttaatattTGATGTTCGTGATTTCAGTAAAGATGCTACATTTAGGGATCCTTGTACATCTTTGAAACTTCCTCACGTGATATGTGATTATTGTAATCATATAAGggatattgatttatgtcgtgaagaagaaatcaatatttgGAACTGTTTAAATTGCCACAAAGCGTATAATAAGATTGCTCTTGAAGAGGAAATTATCAACCAGTTTAACAAATTGTTTGTCAAGTTTTATGGTCAGGATTTGAAGTGTAATAAATGTAATCAAATAAGACAGAACAACATGGACTTACATTGTAAATGTTCTGGAAATTGGGTCGAAACTATTGGTTATCACATAgttgaaaaacaatttcaaacaTTTGTGAATGTGGCAAAATTCTATAATTTACAGTTATTGAATGGCTTAGTTGAAGAGATTGTTTGA
- a CDS encoding C-1-tetrahydrofolate synthase, mitochondrial precursor, putative (Similar to S. cerevisiae MIS1;~includes: methylenetetrahydrofolate dehydrogenase (ec 1.5.1.5); methenyltetrahydrofolate cyclohydrolase (ec 3.5.4.9); formyltetrahydrofolate synthetase (ec 6.3.4.3)), translated as MVAELIDGKAIALDLRTKIHDDIAQFQLKHPEFKPHLSIIQVGDRPDSNTYVKMKLKAAEEASIGCELIKLPEDISEFELLSQIEKLNNSLDVDGILVQLPLPGHIDEAKITDAVLADKDVDGFGPFNVGELAKKGGEPLFLPCTPKGIMHLFEKSKIDLEGKDVVVLGRSDIVGKPIARLLTKANANVTVVHSKTPLEKLKNYLADADIIVAAIGQPQFIKGEWLKDGVVVIDVGTNFIPDASKKSGQRMVGDVEFESAKEKASFITPVPGGVGPMTVACLLDNVVIGAKKHYKTNNETPKFTNPLKLHLQKPVPSDFEISRAQQPKRITQVAEEAGILDAELEPFGFYKAKVSLDILKRLNNKVNGKYVLVTGITPTPLGEGKSTTTVGLAQALGAHLKKNVFANVRQPSMGPTFGIKGGAAGGGYSQVIPMDEFNMHVTGDIHAITMANNLLAAAIDTRMFHESTQKDGPLYRRLVPEKKGVRKFTPSMLRRLEKLGITKTDPNELTPEEITQFARLDIDPESITWRRVVDCNDRFLRGITVGQAPTEKGFTRATGFDITVASECMAILALANSLEDMRERLGKMVIGSSKAGVPITCEDIGCAGALTALLKDAIKPNIMQTLEGTPVFVHAGPFANISIGASSILADKMALKLAGTSTELSEEERKEQEGYVVTEAGFDFTMGGERFINIKCRSSGLVPDVIVIVATVRALKVHGGGPEVKAGAPLAPEYTQENVELLRKGCSNLAKHIANAKSYGLPVVVAINKMSSDSDKEHEVIREEALKAGAVDAIVSNHWEEGGKGAVDLAQGVINAANSPEKNFNFLYGLEPSVEEKISTIAKEMYGAGEVEFLPEAQKKIDLYTKQGFGKLPICIAKTQYSLSHDANLKGVPTGFKFPIRDVRASIGAGYLYALAAEIQTIPGLPTHCGFMNVEVNEDGEIDGLF; from the coding sequence atgGTAGCTGAACTTATTGATGGTAAAGCCATTGCTTTGGATCTTCGTACTAAGATCCATGATGATATTgctcaatttcaattaaaacacCCAGAATTTAAACCTCATTTATCGATTATTCAAGTTGGTGACAGACCAGATTCTAACACGTACgtcaaaatgaaattgaaagcAGCTGAAGAAGCTAGTATTGGTTGTGAACTTATTAAATTACCTGAAGATATCtctgaatttgaattgttgagtcaaattgaaaagttgAACAATTCATTGGATGTTGATGGGATTTTAGTACAATTGCCTTTACCTGGTCACATTGATGAAGCTAAAATTACTGATGCCGTTTTAGCTGACAAAGACGTTGATGGGTTTGGTCCATTCAATGTTGGGGAATTGGCCAAAAAAGGTGGTGAACCATTATTTTTGCCTTGCACACCAAAGGGGATCATGCATTTGTTTGAGAAATCTAAAATTGATCTTGAAGGTAAAGATGTTGTAGTTTTGGGGAGATCAGATATTGTTGGTAAACCAATTGCCCGTTTACTCACTAAGGCTAATGCAAATGTTACTGTTGTTCATTCCAAAACCCCATTAGAAAAACTTAAAAATTACTTGGCTGATGCCGACATTATTGTTGCCGCCATTGGACAACcacaatttattaaaggTGAATGGTTAAAGGATGGTGTTGTAGTTATCGATGTTGGCACCAACTTTATTCCTGATGCTAGTAAAAAATCAGGCCAACGTATGGTTGGTGACGTTGAATTTGAATCTGCTAAAGAAAAGGCTAGTTTCATCACCCCAGTTCCAGGTGGTGTTGGTCCAATGACAGTTGCTTGTCTTTTGGATAATGTTGTCATTGGTGCCAAAAAACATTACAAGACCAACAATGAGACACCAAAGTTCACCAACCCTTTAAAATTGCATTTACAAAAACCAGTTCCTTCCGACTTTGAAATTTCTCGTGCTCAGCaaccaaaaagaattaCTCAAGTTGCTGAAGAAGCAGGTATTTTGGATGCTGAATTAGAACCATTTGGTTTTTACAAGGCCAAAGTTTCCcttgatattttgaaacGTTTGAACAACAAAGTTAATGGTAAATATGTTTTAGTTACTGGTATTACTCCAACTCCTTTAGGTGAAGGTAAATCTACTACTACTGTGGGATTGGCACAAGCTTTGGGTGCtcatttgaagaaaaatgtCTTTGCCAATGTCAGACAGCCATCTATGGGCCCAACATTTGGTATCAAAGGTGGTGCTGCCGGTGGTGGTTACTCACAAGTCATTCCTATGGATGAATTCAACATGCACGTTACGGGTGATATACATGCCATAACAATGGCCAACAACTTGTTAGCTGCAGCAATCGATACAAGAATGTTTCATGAAAGCACCCAAAAGGATGGTCCTTTGTACAGAAGATTAGTACCAGAAAAGAAAGGTGTCAGAAAATTCACCCCTTCAATGTTGAGAAGATTAGAAAAGTTGGGAATTACCAAAACTGATCCTAATGAATTGACCCCAGAGGAGATCACACAATTTGCCAGATTGGACATTGATCCGGAATCCATTACTTGGAGAAGAGTTGTTGATTGTAATGATCGATTCTTGAGAGGAATTACTGTTGGTCAAGCACCAACAGAAAAAGGGTTCACTAGAGCCACTGGATTTGATATCACTGTTGCTTCGGAATGTATGGCTATCTTGGCATTGGCCAACTCCTTAGAAGATATGAGAGAAAGATTAGGTAAAATGGTTATTGGGTCTTCCAAAGCTGGAGTTCCAATTACTTGTGAAGATATTGGATGTGCTGGTGCCTTGACAGCCTTGTTAAAAGATGCCATCAAACCAAATATTATGCAAACATTGGAAGGTACCCCAGTTTTCGTTCATGCTGGTCCATTTGCCAATATTTCCATTGGTGCTTCATCTATTTTAGCCGATAAAATGGCTTTGAAATTAGCCGGTACTTCTACTGAATTgtctgaagaagaaagaaaagaacaagaaggTTATGTGGTTACTGAAGCtggatttgattttacTATGGGTGGTGAAAgattcattaatatcaaatgtAGATCATCAGGATTAGTTCCCGATGTCATTGTCATTGTTGCCACTGTTCGTGCATTGAAAGTTCATGGTGGTGGTCCAGAAGTCAAAGCTGGTGCACCATTGGCTCCAGAATACACTCAAGAAAACGTTGAGTTGTTGAGAAAAGGTTGTTCCAACTTGGCCAAACATATTGCCAATGCCAAGAGTTATGGTTTGCCAGTAGTTGTTGCCATCAACAAAATGTCTTCTGATTCCGACAAAGAACATGAAGTTATCAGAGAGGAAGCCTTGAAAGCTGGAGCTGTTGATGCTATTGTATCCAACCATTGGGAAGAAGGTGGCAAAGGTGCTGTTGATTTAGCTCAAGGTGTTATCAATGCTGCCAATTCACCAGAAAAGaatttcaactttttgTATGGATTAGAACCATCAgtggaagaaaaaatttctaCTATTGCCAAGGAAATGTATGGTGCTGGTGAAGTTGAATTTTTGCCAGAAGCACAAAAGAAGATTGATCTTTATACTAAACAGGGTTTTGGTAAATTACCTATTTGTATTGCCAAAACACAATATTCATTGTCACATGACGCCAATTTGAAAGGTGTTCCAACTGGATTCAAATTCCCAATCAGAGATGTTAGAGCTTCAATTGGTGCTGGTTACTTGTATGCTTTGGCGGCTGAAATTCAAACCATTCCAGGTTTGCCAACTCATTGTGGATTTATGAATGTTGAAGTCAATGAAGATGGTGAAATTGATGgattgttttaa
- a CDS encoding pre-rRNA processing protein, putative — translation MSRGKTIRPSYYDEDESSQDELEYTLNKGRSNIGSESDSDVDEMSKISFGALNRAQTKLNKNNQKHKPSSWKENINNSSEEFFDSDSDSDGPPEETSSKDTKKKKNKHAPSESSSKRPVSRIRDIPGLPSRKQQTLHTDIRFDAAYGKADLIKARKDYAFLDEYRKQEIASMESLLKDKKNKLNDDEREEIKLQLQSLKSRMDTLKNRDLENNILSNYKKQQMESFKEGKVNKPYFLKRSDKRKILQKAKFDSMKPKQREKAMERKRKKRLGKEFRQLEFRPTNR, via the coding sequence ATGTCAAGAGGTAAAACAATAAGACCGTCATATTacgatgaagatgaatCTTCACAAGATGAATTGGAATATACTTTAAATAAAGGCCGTTCAAATATTGGTTCAGAATCAGATTCagatgttgatgaaatgTCCAAAATATCATTTGGTGCTCTTAATCGAGCTCAAACCAAACTaaataaaaacaaccaaaagCATAAACCCTCATCATGGAAGGagaatattaataattccTCTGAAGAATTTTTCGATTCAGACTCAGATTCAGATGGTCCACCAGAAGAAACAAGTTCCAAAGATaccaaaaagaagaaaaacaaacatGCGCCATCAGAATCCTCTTCCAAACGACCAGTCTCAAGGATAAGAGATATACCAGGATTACCCTCTCGAAAGCAACAAACTTTACATACTGATATTAGATTTGATGCTGCGTATGGGAAAGCTGATTTGATAAAGGCAAGGAAAGATTATGCCTTTTTAGATGAATATCGAAAGCAAGAAATAGCAAGTATGGAAAGTTTATTAAAGgataaaaagaataaattgaatgatgatgaaagaGAAGAGATTAAACTACAGTTACAATCATTGAAATCTCGAATGGATACTTTGAAAAATCGtgatttggaaaataatatattatcaaattataaaaagCAACAAATGGAAAGTTTTAAAGAAGGTAAAGTAAATAAACCTTATTTTCTTAAACGTAGTGATAAACGAAAGATATTACAAAAGGccaaatttgattctatGAAACCTaaacaaagagaaaaagcaatggaaaggaaaaggaaaaagagATTGGGTAAAGAATTCCGACAATTGGAATTTAGGCCAACTAATCGATAA